A region of Mammaliicoccus sp. Dog046 DNA encodes the following proteins:
- the mntC gene encoding manganese ABC transporter substrate-binding lipoprotein MntC has product MKKLFIPIIAIIFILSACSSSSTKDQSHLKIVTTNSILADMTKEITKSNANVTSIVPIGQDPHEYEIKPKDIKNLTDADVVIYNGFNLESGNGWFEKALEQAGKKISDKNVIQATEDVDPIFLKGGEGNKNKIDPHAWLSIDNGIKYVNTITNHLTKLDKNHREDYQSNSDKYTKKLEQLHHKMKNEFNDINENKRAFLTSEGAFKYFAKSYHIKPGYIWEINTEKQGTPDQMKQAIQFVKQHKLSSLVVETSVDKKSMQTLAEETNLKIEDEVFTDSIGTKKSKGNYYYNMMEHNAKAIHQSMK; this is encoded by the coding sequence ATGAAAAAATTATTTATTCCAATCATTGCGATCATTTTTATATTAAGTGCTTGTAGTTCATCAAGCACAAAAGACCAATCACATTTAAAAATCGTAACAACCAATTCAATACTTGCTGATATGACGAAAGAAATTACAAAATCAAATGCTAACGTCACAAGTATTGTTCCAATTGGCCAAGACCCTCATGAATATGAAATTAAACCTAAAGATATTAAAAACCTTACAGATGCAGATGTTGTCATTTACAACGGATTTAATCTTGAAAGCGGAAATGGATGGTTTGAGAAAGCTTTAGAACAAGCAGGCAAAAAGATATCTGATAAAAATGTGATTCAAGCTACTGAAGATGTAGATCCAATATTTTTAAAAGGTGGAGAAGGCAATAAAAATAAAATCGATCCTCACGCCTGGTTAAGTATCGATAACGGTATTAAATATGTTAATACAATAACCAATCACTTAACTAAGCTTGATAAAAATCATCGTGAAGACTATCAATCTAACTCAGATAAATACACGAAAAAATTAGAACAACTTCATCACAAAATGAAAAACGAATTTAATGACATCAACGAAAATAAACGTGCATTTTTAACAAGTGAAGGTGCATTTAAATACTTCGCTAAATCTTATCATATTAAACCAGGATATATTTGGGAGATAAACACAGAAAAACAAGGTACACCTGACCAAATGAAACAAGCGATACAATTTGTTAAACAACATAAGCTCTCCTCGTTAGTTGTCGAAACAAGTGTAGATAAGAAAAGCATGCAAACACTCGCTGAAGAAACAAACCTTAAAATTGAAGATGAAGTCTTCACCGATTCAATTGGTACAAAAAAATCAAAAGGCAATTATTACTACAACATGATGGAACACAATGCCAAAGCCATACACCAAAGTATGAAATAA
- a CDS encoding DUF4040 family protein, giving the protein MGLIWIFFMIIAVICAVLLTMKTKFSRFAGWLSLIAPVLSSIYFISQIKTIYQGHSVTYFKAWMPLIDVNLDLRLDGLSLIFGLLISLIGAGVFLYAIYYLSHKKNNLPRFYTYLLMFMLAMFGVVLSNNTILLYTFWELTSISSFLLISYWYQREKSQEGALKSFLITVFGGMAMLIGLIILYVITGTNTITKQVDMIDQIFASPWFIFAVLLILLGAFTKSAQFPFHIWLPDAMEAPTPVSAYLHSATMVKAGLYLLLRFTPIIGQSEWVVYTVVTVGLVTLLVGSFFAVSKKDLKAMLAYSTISQLGMIMTMIGLGLLAFNDQFEVDNEIFIASLFAAIFHLINHAIFKSVLFMGVGIIDHETGTRDINKLGGLWKLMPITAVVMAISALSMAGIPLFNGFLSKEKFFTSLVETGHTEIFTQTLSIVMIAAGFIGSIFTFVYCIKLIKEPFFGTLNKKQLPNVPRHDGGGLLIAPIIIAMFVLIIFWIPNVIGEYLIGPALRDIFHNNEIMHHIPHIQAWHGFTTELFLTIGIYIIGSLLVILPNWQKIYSKISKKFEINHFYNKGMAFLDSFSSISIQGIMNNKLNQYLHIIYIIFFIIMGYGIYQVGIYDIAYYHITAATPFEIIILINIVIAAIALMFIRERMTMTILNGVIGYSIAVVFIFMKAPDLALTQLVIETITTVLFLLVFYHLPNVQKDKPHVLGEIVKLTIAFLMAVFVVIFVIMMQQDSLFDKISFYYKNAYELAGVKNIVNGILGDFRALDTMLEGIVILIAGLGIYTLVKFKIRKDEPNERK; this is encoded by the coding sequence ATGGGGTTAATATGGATATTTTTTATGATCATCGCGGTCATTTGTGCCGTTCTATTGACGATGAAAACCAAATTTAGCCGATTTGCGGGATGGTTAAGTTTGATTGCACCGGTATTAAGTTCGATATATTTTATCAGTCAAATAAAAACCATTTATCAAGGGCATTCGGTTACTTATTTTAAGGCATGGATGCCATTGATTGATGTGAATTTAGATTTAAGGTTAGACGGTTTATCATTAATATTTGGATTGCTTATTTCACTCATAGGTGCGGGTGTTTTCTTATATGCAATCTATTATTTATCTCATAAAAAAAATAATCTCCCAAGATTTTATACTTATTTATTAATGTTTATGTTGGCAATGTTCGGGGTTGTTCTATCGAATAATACAATATTGCTATATACATTTTGGGAACTTACTAGTATTTCTTCATTTTTACTTATTTCATATTGGTATCAAAGGGAAAAGAGTCAGGAAGGCGCACTGAAATCATTTTTAATTACTGTTTTTGGTGGCATGGCTATGTTAATTGGTTTAATCATTCTGTATGTGATTACCGGTACGAATACAATAACGAAGCAAGTCGACATGATCGATCAAATATTTGCATCACCTTGGTTTATATTTGCTGTCTTATTAATTTTATTAGGTGCATTTACGAAGTCGGCTCAATTTCCATTTCACATTTGGCTTCCAGATGCAATGGAAGCACCAACGCCTGTGAGTGCATACTTGCATTCAGCGACGATGGTTAAAGCAGGATTATATTTGTTACTGAGGTTTACACCAATCATCGGTCAAAGTGAATGGGTCGTTTATACTGTCGTTACAGTAGGATTAGTCACATTATTAGTGGGCTCATTTTTCGCTGTCAGTAAAAAAGATTTAAAAGCAATGCTCGCTTATTCTACAATCAGTCAACTCGGTATGATTATGACAATGATTGGTCTTGGATTACTTGCATTTAATGATCAGTTTGAAGTAGATAATGAAATATTTATCGCAAGCTTATTTGCTGCAATCTTTCATTTGATTAACCACGCTATTTTTAAAAGTGTACTGTTTATGGGTGTCGGTATTATTGACCATGAAACAGGAACGCGTGATATTAATAAATTAGGTGGTTTATGGAAGCTGATGCCGATAACAGCAGTCGTTATGGCAATTAGTGCGTTATCCATGGCTGGTATACCTTTATTTAATGGATTTTTAAGTAAAGAGAAGTTCTTCACAAGTCTTGTGGAAACTGGCCATACAGAAATCTTTACTCAAACATTATCGATTGTAATGATTGCTGCTGGTTTTATTGGTAGTATCTTTACATTTGTATACTGTATTAAGCTGATTAAGGAACCATTCTTCGGAACGTTGAATAAGAAACAATTACCAAACGTACCTCGTCATGATGGTGGTGGATTATTAATCGCCCCAATCATTATCGCGATGTTTGTGCTCATTATTTTTTGGATTCCAAATGTTATCGGTGAATATTTAATTGGACCGGCATTACGAGATATATTCCATAATAATGAAATCATGCATCACATTCCTCACATTCAAGCGTGGCACGGATTTACTACAGAGCTATTCTTAACAATAGGTATTTATATCATTGGTTCATTGCTTGTGATTTTACCAAATTGGCAAAAGATCTACAGTAAAATCTCTAAAAAGTTTGAAATCAATCATTTCTATAATAAAGGTATGGCATTTCTTGATTCATTCAGTTCAATTTCGATTCAAGGAATTATGAACAATAAATTGAATCAATATTTACACATCATATACATCATATTCTTCATTATTATGGGATATGGTATTTACCAAGTAGGTATTTATGATATTGCATACTATCATATAACTGCTGCAACACCATTTGAAATTATTATACTGATTAATATCGTAATTGCAGCTATAGCATTAATGTTTATTCGTGAGAGAATGACAATGACGATTTTAAATGGTGTGATTGGATATTCAATCGCTGTTGTATTTATCTTTATGAAAGCACCAGATTTAGCATTAACGCAACTTGTAATTGAAACAATTACGACAGTGTTATTTTTATTAGTGTTTTATCACTTGCCTAACGTTCAAAAAGATAAACCACATGTATTAGGGGAAATTGTGAAATTAACGATTGCCTTCTTGATGGCAGTGTTCGTTGTTATCTTTGTCATAATGATGCAACAAGATAGTTTATTCGACAAAATTTCATTCTATTACAAAAATGCTTATGAATTAGCAGGTGTAAAAAATATAGTAAACGGTATATTAGGTGATTTCCGTGCATTAGATACAATGTTAGAGGGTATCGTCATCTTAATAGCTGGATTAGGTATATATACGTTAGTTAAATTTAAAATAAGAAAGGATGAGCCAAATGAAAGAAAATGA
- a CDS encoding Na+/H+ antiporter subunit D, whose product MNNLILIPILVPLITGLILFFFKERLTLTRRIAITSLLLTTIVTGWLLIEVSMNKALVINFGDWQPPFGIQFVGDELGLLFTTVSCFVVTIIIYFGFGKRERVANHYFLPSFILFLLTGVNGSFLTADIFNLYVMFEIMLLASFVLLTLGQSIEQLRASIIYVVINVVSSWFFLMGIAYLYGTLGTLNFGHLAMRISESNQPATTTLVAIIMIFVFGGKAALVMFMWLPKAYAALNTELAALFASLMTKVGVYALIRVMVLMFDEKPEVTHYLLYIMAIVTMIIGSIGVLGFKDIKKIAAYQVILSIGFAVLGLSANNQDGIAGAIFYVSHDMIIKTLLFLVIGTFVLLAGTRYYDQFGGLIKYYPSLGVIFFITILSIGGVPPFSGFPGKLLIIKGALENGYTIGVVIMVISSIIAMYSLLRIFLVMYFGREKIPQASLVVLSKNKLYAMVILTVATVVLGLAAQYVLDISQMAAHFNMDEKAYFKEVIPNVEVEAK is encoded by the coding sequence ATGAATAATTTAATATTAATACCAATACTCGTACCTTTGATCACTGGATTAATTTTGTTCTTCTTTAAAGAACGTTTAACACTCACAAGACGTATCGCGATAACGAGTTTACTGTTAACAACGATAGTGACCGGATGGTTATTAATCGAGGTAAGCATGAATAAAGCGTTAGTTATTAATTTTGGGGATTGGCAACCACCATTTGGTATACAATTTGTTGGTGATGAACTTGGTCTACTATTTACTACCGTTTCTTGTTTTGTAGTTACTATTATTATTTATTTTGGTTTTGGTAAAAGAGAACGTGTAGCCAATCACTATTTCCTACCATCGTTTATATTGTTTTTATTAACAGGTGTAAACGGAAGTTTCTTAACAGCGGATATATTTAATTTATATGTTATGTTTGAAATTATGTTATTAGCCTCATTCGTATTGCTTACACTAGGGCAATCAATTGAACAATTGAGAGCAAGTATTATATATGTTGTTATAAATGTCGTGAGTTCGTGGTTCTTCTTAATGGGCATTGCGTATTTATATGGCACGTTAGGTACATTGAACTTTGGACATTTAGCAATGAGAATTAGTGAAAGTAATCAACCAGCTACAACCACTTTAGTCGCTATTATTATGATATTCGTATTTGGCGGTAAAGCAGCACTTGTGATGTTTATGTGGTTACCTAAAGCGTATGCTGCATTGAATACTGAACTAGCAGCGCTATTTGCCAGCCTTATGACTAAAGTAGGTGTATACGCACTAATACGTGTGATGGTACTAATGTTTGATGAAAAACCAGAAGTGACGCATTATCTTTTATACATTATGGCAATCGTTACGATGATTATTGGTTCCATCGGTGTCTTAGGCTTTAAAGATATTAAGAAGATTGCAGCTTACCAAGTTATCTTATCTATAGGTTTTGCGGTATTAGGTTTAAGTGCAAATAATCAAGATGGCATTGCAGGTGCAATATTCTATGTCAGTCATGACATGATTATAAAAACACTACTATTCTTAGTTATTGGGACATTCGTCTTATTAGCTGGAACAAGGTATTATGATCAGTTTGGTGGGTTAATAAAATATTATCCAAGCTTAGGTGTCATCTTCTTTATAACGATATTATCAATTGGTGGTGTTCCACCGTTTAGTGGATTTCCTGGGAAATTATTAATTATTAAAGGTGCATTAGAGAATGGTTATACAATCGGTGTAGTAATCATGGTTATCTCAAGTATCATTGCTATGTATAGTTTGTTAAGGATTTTCCTAGTCATGTATTTTGGAAGAGAGAAAATTCCGCAAGCGAGCTTAGTTGTACTATCGAAGAATAAACTATATGCCATGGTTATATTAACAGTTGCTACAGTAGTATTAGGTTTAGCAGCGCAATACGTTTTAGATATTTCACAAATGGCAGCGCACTTTAATATGGATGAAAAAGCATACTTTAAAGAAGTTATTCCAAATGTAGAAGTGGAGGCGAAATAA
- a CDS encoding Na+/H+ antiporter subunit G: MNLSEIVSLIAALSILLGSIVALISAIGIVRFRDSFLRSHAATKSSTLSVLLALSGVFVYFLVTEEYFSVRTLLTILFLYLTSPVAGHLIIRAAYNSGSYMYMNAHTKKGASLNFRYDRRETKKDRRHRAEKRQIMNEAFSKNDTEVLSKYKQAMRKESMKKED; this comes from the coding sequence TTGAATCTAAGCGAGATCGTTAGTTTAATTGCAGCTTTGTCCATACTGTTAGGATCAATTGTCGCGTTAATCAGTGCTATTGGTATAGTGAGATTCAGAGATAGCTTTCTTCGAAGTCATGCAGCAACGAAGAGTTCAACACTCTCAGTATTGCTTGCATTATCGGGCGTGTTTGTTTACTTTTTAGTTACTGAAGAATATTTCAGTGTCCGAACGCTATTAACGATATTATTCCTTTACTTAACGTCACCTGTAGCAGGACATTTAATCATTAGAGCAGCATACAATTCAGGTTCATACATGTATATGAATGCACATACTAAAAAAGGTGCATCTCTGAACTTCAGATACGATAGAAGAGAAACGAAGAAAGATCGTAGACATCGTGCTGAGAAACGACAAATCATGAATGAAGCATTTTCTAAAAATGATACAGAAGTATTGAGTAAATATAAACAAGCAATGAGAAAAGAATCAATGAAAAAAGAAGATTAA
- a CDS encoding metal ABC transporter permease produces MNEFISSLFQYDFLSRALLTAILVGIVCGVVGSLILLRGLSLMGDAMSHAVLPGVAISYMLNIPMFIGALVSGMLTSFLVGFISQHSKTKNDAAIGITFTAFFSLGIIIISQINSATDLYHILFGNILAVTTNAFYTTSIVCIIVIMCVVIFYKPLHLSTFDPIAARMNGLNVKVIHYFVMMLLALVTVASLQTVGIILVVAMLITPSSTAFLITKSLKTMMILASTISAICAACGMYISYLYNLPSGACIVLVCCAVYICTFAIHKIKFKIA; encoded by the coding sequence ATAAACGAATTTATCTCTTCACTATTTCAATACGATTTTCTAAGCAGAGCGTTATTAACTGCCATATTAGTTGGTATTGTCTGCGGCGTTGTTGGCAGTTTGATCCTACTCAGAGGTTTATCTCTAATGGGTGATGCCATGAGTCATGCTGTCCTACCTGGCGTCGCAATCAGTTATATGCTCAATATCCCAATGTTTATTGGTGCGCTTGTTTCAGGCATGTTGACTAGTTTTCTAGTAGGATTTATTTCACAACATTCAAAGACGAAAAATGATGCAGCAATCGGTATTACTTTCACAGCTTTCTTTTCATTAGGTATCATTATCATCAGTCAAATTAATTCTGCGACTGATTTATATCACATCTTATTTGGAAACATATTAGCTGTGACAACAAACGCCTTCTACACAACGAGCATCGTATGTATCATCGTCATTATGTGTGTCGTGATATTTTATAAACCGTTACATTTATCAACATTTGATCCTATAGCAGCAAGAATGAACGGTTTAAATGTTAAAGTTATTCATTATTTCGTAATGATGTTGTTAGCACTTGTTACAGTTGCAAGTCTACAAACGGTTGGCATTATTTTAGTAGTTGCCATGCTGATAACACCAAGTTCAACAGCATTTTTAATTACGAAATCACTAAAGACAATGATGATACTCGCGAGTACAATAAGCGCCATATGTGCGGCCTGTGGCATGTATATCAGCTACCTTTATAACTTACCAAGTGGCGCTTGTATCGTATTAGTATGTTGTGCTGTTTATATTTGTACATTCGCTATACATAAAATTAAATTTAAAATTGCATAG
- a CDS encoding monovalent cation/H+ antiporter subunit B: MKENDVVLETISKIAIFIILTFGFYIFLAGHNNPGGGFIGGLVFSSAFILMFLAFDVETVVQSLPLDFRAVTIIGCLISIGTAMTPMFFGHPMLTHEDGYITFPLLGEIHLSSVTLFELGILLTVVGAVVTIMLAISGDNS, encoded by the coding sequence ATGAAAGAAAATGATGTTGTATTAGAAACTATATCAAAAATTGCTATATTTATAATTTTGACATTTGGTTTTTACATTTTTCTCGCCGGTCACAATAATCCTGGTGGTGGGTTTATCGGTGGACTTGTATTTAGCTCAGCCTTTATTTTAATGTTTTTAGCTTTTGATGTTGAAACAGTTGTACAATCATTACCATTGGACTTTAGAGCTGTGACTATCATTGGATGTTTAATTTCGATTGGTACAGCAATGACACCAATGTTCTTTGGACATCCGATGTTAACTCATGAAGATGGGTATATTACATTTCCATTATTAGGTGAAATTCACCTTTCAAGCGTTACACTTTTTGAACTGGGTATCTTACTTACAGTTGTAGGCGCAGTTGTAACAATAATGCTTGCGATAAGTGGTGATAACAGTTGA
- a CDS encoding metal ABC transporter ATP-binding protein → MLQVKHMDLYFGYQHILHDINLTIESTGSLIGIMGPNGAGKSSFIKSILGECPTSGEALWNGKPIKQQLTQITYIPQRNQLDLDFPITVKDSLMTGYYQTSGWFRPMKKEAYIKRDQLLNELQLTDLKDRTLNQLSGGQLQRVLLAKALMKDSELLCLDEPFVGIDFKSEAIMMQSLRQLKSEGKLILIVHHDIQKAKAYFDEILLLNQSIKYFGPASEVLTDENIKEVFLKEGKSL, encoded by the coding sequence ATGTTGCAGGTTAAACATATGGATTTATACTTTGGGTATCAGCATATACTACACGATATCAACTTAACAATAGAATCAACTGGTTCTTTAATCGGTATTATGGGTCCGAATGGTGCAGGTAAATCATCATTCATTAAGTCTATTTTAGGTGAATGCCCTACATCTGGGGAAGCGCTTTGGAATGGCAAACCGATTAAACAACAACTGACACAAATAACGTACATTCCACAACGTAATCAACTTGATTTGGATTTTCCTATTACCGTTAAAGATAGTCTCATGACTGGTTATTATCAAACTTCAGGATGGTTTAGACCTATGAAAAAAGAAGCTTATATAAAACGCGATCAACTTTTAAATGAATTACAACTTACTGATTTAAAAGATAGAACATTGAATCAGCTGAGTGGCGGTCAATTACAGCGCGTTCTATTAGCAAAAGCACTCATGAAAGACAGCGAATTATTATGTCTTGATGAACCCTTTGTAGGTATAGACTTTAAGAGTGAAGCCATCATGATGCAATCGCTAAGACAATTGAAATCAGAAGGTAAACTGATTCTTATTGTCCATCATGATATTCAAAAAGCCAAAGCATATTTTGATGAAATCCTCCTCCTCAATCAATCCATCAAATACTTTGGACCCGCTTCAGAAGTTTTAACAGATGAGAATATTAAAGAAGTATTTTTAAAGGAAGGCAAGTCATTATGA
- a CDS encoding Na(+)/H(+) antiporter subunit C: MNLILVIIIGVLTFVGTYMILSKNLIRIVIGTAIYTHVANLMILSMSEFGGKNVPLINGDGKDFVDPLPQALILTAIVIGFAITAFLLVLVYRTFKITKVNRIEALRGEDEDIDE, from the coding sequence TTGAATTTAATATTAGTTATTATAATAGGCGTACTCACATTCGTAGGAACATATATGATTTTATCTAAGAACTTGATTCGAATTGTTATTGGAACAGCTATTTATACGCATGTAGCGAATTTAATGATTTTATCCATGAGTGAATTTGGTGGTAAAAATGTACCATTGATTAATGGAGATGGTAAAGATTTCGTGGATCCACTACCACAAGCGTTAATCTTAACAGCAATTGTTATTGGATTTGCGATTACGGCATTCTTATTAGTACTTGTTTATAGAACATTTAAAATCACAAAAGTGAACAGAATAGAGGCGTTACGCGGTGAGGATGAAGATATAGATGAATAA
- a CDS encoding Na+/H+ antiporter subunit E, protein MAQLLLNILIAFLWTLFQDEDKFHLSTFIGGYLIGIFIVYLMHRFFGHVFYLKKVWVVFKFICVYNYQLVTSSMTTINYILFRADKVNPGLVTYETTLKNDWAVTLLTLLIMLTPGSVVLRLSPDGKRFFIHAIDVSEKEKQILTKQIKKYEKLIWEVLK, encoded by the coding sequence ATGGCACAACTATTATTAAACATTTTAATCGCCTTTTTATGGACGTTATTCCAAGATGAAGATAAGTTTCATTTATCCACATTTATTGGAGGATATTTAATTGGTATCTTTATTGTCTATTTAATGCATAGATTTTTTGGACATGTATTTTATTTGAAAAAAGTTTGGGTCGTATTCAAATTTATATGTGTTTATAACTATCAACTTGTCACATCTAGTATGACGACAATCAACTATATATTGTTTAGAGCAGACAAAGTCAATCCAGGATTGGTCACATATGAAACAACTTTAAAGAATGATTGGGCTGTGACATTATTGACGTTACTCATCATGTTGACACCTGGTTCCGTCGTCTTGAGGTTGTCACCAGATGGTAAGCGATTCTTTATTCACGCAATTGATGTTTCTGAAAAAGAAAAACAAATTTTAACGAAACAAATTAAAAAATACGAAAAATTGATCTGGGAGGTGCTTAAATAA
- a CDS encoding DNA/RNA non-specific endonuclease: MKKFKFLLSIILTAVVLAGCDIGDVIKEEATKELKVQSKKALDDIQSETFSKLTPKIKNSKDDLSLINADTNEENYAFVNDNKTSLSQADQQLINQKGNSEFWASYSDLDQLGRGGKVTALITYQAVLNNASSSKERPQFHSNVHLAGEYKDGSYDPMKQTWRGTQSNNQILQLEGYRGYIYNKSHSLAWSLGGDMETHNLTLGTREQNVGSNRTPEGGGMGYPETKVRDVIYDKPDTKVFYEVTPVYNGDELLPRGSHVRIYSINDNGQTINMNLWISNTQRGVQINYNDGTYTY, translated from the coding sequence ATGAAGAAGTTCAAGTTTCTGTTATCTATAATACTTACCGCTGTTGTATTAGCTGGTTGTGATATAGGTGACGTTATCAAGGAAGAAGCAACAAAAGAACTAAAAGTACAATCTAAAAAAGCATTAGATGATATTCAGAGTGAAACATTTAGTAAATTAACGCCTAAAATTAAAAATAGTAAAGATGACTTATCATTAATCAATGCAGATACTAATGAAGAAAATTATGCCTTTGTTAACGATAATAAAACATCGTTGTCACAAGCAGATCAGCAACTGATTAATCAAAAAGGTAATTCTGAATTTTGGGCATCATATTCTGACTTGGACCAATTAGGACGAGGTGGAAAAGTAACAGCATTAATTACATATCAAGCAGTGTTAAACAACGCGTCAAGTTCTAAAGAAAGACCTCAATTTCATTCAAATGTACATTTAGCTGGCGAATACAAGGATGGTTCTTATGATCCTATGAAACAAACTTGGAGAGGTACACAGTCCAATAATCAAATATTACAATTAGAAGGATATAGAGGTTATATTTATAATAAGTCACATTCACTTGCATGGTCATTAGGTGGAGATATGGAAACACATAATTTAACTTTAGGTACGAGAGAACAGAATGTAGGTTCAAATAGAACGCCAGAAGGTGGAGGGATGGGTTATCCTGAAACTAAAGTGCGTGATGTGATTTACGACAAACCTGATACTAAAGTATTTTATGAAGTGACACCTGTTTATAATGGTGATGAATTATTACCAAGAGGGTCGCATGTTCGTATATATTCAATCAATGACAATGGTCAAACGATCAATATGAACTTGTGGATTTCAAATACACAAAGAGGCGTTCAAATAAATTATAATGATGGAACATATACGTATTAA
- a CDS encoding YdhK family protein: protein MIKKLSFIIMASALVLSACSTDSKEDSKANKQGDHMEHMNHKSESASPDNMKATSDSKFKKGDKVTITAGHMDGMKNADGTVKGAYNTYAYEVSYTPKNGGKKVRNHKWVVNEEIAKAPKTGFKKGDTVKLEADHMPGMKGAMAKIDNVQKTTVYIVDYKSTENNKMVKNHKWMTDDELKSR from the coding sequence ATGATTAAGAAATTAAGTTTTATTATAATGGCATCTGCCTTAGTATTATCGGCTTGTTCAACTGATAGCAAAGAAGATTCTAAAGCTAACAAACAAGGGGATCATATGGAGCATATGAATCATAAAAGCGAATCTGCATCTCCTGATAATATGAAAGCTACAAGCGATAGTAAGTTTAAAAAAGGTGACAAAGTTACGATTACTGCAGGTCATATGGACGGTATGAAAAATGCGGATGGTACCGTTAAGGGTGCTTACAATACTTATGCATATGAAGTAAGTTATACACCTAAAAATGGTGGTAAGAAAGTTAGGAACCACAAATGGGTCGTGAATGAAGAAATTGCCAAAGCTCCTAAAACAGGTTTCAAAAAAGGTGATACCGTTAAACTAGAAGCTGACCATATGCCTGGTATGAAAGGTGCAATGGCTAAAATCGATAATGTCCAAAAAACAACTGTATATATAGTGGATTATAAATCAACTGAAAACAATAAAATGGTTAAAAATCACAAATGGATGACAGATGACGAACTTAAATCTCGTTAA
- a CDS encoding metal-dependent transcriptional regulator has translation MLTEEQEDYLKAIFGLNGTTDYVSNKNLANDLNIKPSSVSEMMLRLKKDDYVDIRPYKGVKLTEKGLNHTANIIKRHRLIERFLIEELEYTWDEVHEEAEILEHRVSNRFIEKIDKLMDYPDTCPHGGIIPRENQIEEIYNTSLNEFEVGEDIEIKRVMDYVSLLDYLSNQELNIGDIVTISKKDELNQIIELKLNDKTIIISETNAAYLFGAKVED, from the coding sequence ATGTTGACTGAAGAACAAGAAGATTATTTAAAAGCAATTTTTGGTTTGAATGGAACAACAGACTACGTATCAAATAAAAATTTAGCAAATGATTTAAACATTAAACCATCATCTGTCAGTGAAATGATGTTGCGTTTGAAAAAAGATGACTATGTTGATATTCGCCCATATAAAGGTGTTAAATTAACAGAAAAAGGATTAAATCATACAGCAAATATTATTAAGAGACATAGATTGATAGAACGATTTTTAATCGAAGAATTAGAATACACATGGGATGAAGTTCATGAAGAAGCAGAAATCTTAGAACACCGTGTGTCTAATCGTTTTATTGAAAAGATTGATAAATTGATGGATTATCCAGACACATGTCCGCATGGTGGAATCATACCAAGAGAAAACCAAATCGAAGAAATTTATAATACTTCACTTAATGAATTTGAGGTTGGGGAAGATATTGAAATTAAACGCGTGATGGATTACGTTAGTTTGTTAGACTATTTAAGCAATCAAGAATTGAATATCGGAGACATCGTCACAATTAGTAAAAAAGACGAACTTAACCAAATTATTGAACTTAAATTAAATGATAAGACAATCATTATAAGTGAAACAAACGCAGCGTATTTGTTTGGTGCTAAAGTCGAAGATTAA
- a CDS encoding Na(+)/H(+) antiporter subunit F1 — protein MSVIILTIIKAALVIYGIAIVIVLFRTIIGPTTADRVIAFDAIGAILISVVGILSIIYNTFSYLEASLIIAILAFLSTVGISRFIEGGRVFESKRDR, from the coding sequence ATGTCAGTTATCATATTAACAATTATTAAAGCAGCACTTGTCATTTATGGGATTGCCATTGTTATTGTGCTTTTCAGAACAATTATAGGACCAACAACTGCCGATAGAGTCATTGCATTTGATGCGATAGGAGCAATATTAATATCTGTCGTTGGTATACTAAGTATTATTTACAATACATTCAGTTACTTAGAAGCAAGTTTAATCATTGCGATACTTGCGTTCTTAAGTACAGTTGGAATATCACGTTTCATAGAAGGAGGTCGTGTCTTTGAATCTAAGCGAGATCGTTAG